Below is a genomic region from Vitis riparia cultivar Riparia Gloire de Montpellier isolate 1030 chromosome 16, EGFV_Vit.rip_1.0, whole genome shotgun sequence.
ACATTTATACATGCTTtacaattagaaaacaaaaaacaattttttgttcttataatGCAAAATAAagagtgtttttagaaaatatttttagttattgttTAAaagactgttttaaaaaataattatacaaatataaaaaatgatcaaaaataaaatattatagataaaagttattttaaaaaacatatgatgatttcaaatttctaaaCAAACTTTCATTCTacgaaatataaaaaaaaacagttttcaaatattgtttttacaaactattttttagaactgttttcgAGAACACTTTACAAATAGAACCTTATATTTTGCTTTCAAAAGATTAAAGTTCAGGACCTTAATCTTCGTATTTTTATCTGAAGCTAAGAGAATTTCAGGATTTTTTATCTGAGAAAACCCAAAGAGAACATATTTATCTGAGAAAACCCAAAGAGAACATATTGTAGAACTGAATGATAAGCTTTCCATGCAAGGTATACACTGTCATCTACAGAATGCAAGACATTATTTACTATTACATTTTTCATTACTCTACCAAAAATAAAGAGCATGAAACTGTCTAAGGAACAGCACCTGCTACGAGGGAATCCGGGAAATCAAGATTTGGAAGCACATTTCGAATAAAATACACGAGGGACTGAGGGAAGTTTGCACAATCACAGACCAAATATGGTGTCACTCGAACCAAATATAGCTGCATTAAACTGTCTTGTATTCAAGTCACTCCCATCCAAAGCAGAACCAAACCGATCAAGCCACTGAGTAGGGCTTGGGTTTTCAGTTTCCTCTACCCACTCTGAAGTCATATCAATGTCATGAAATTGGAGAGGATCAGCTTCTGAAgacttcattttcatttgtcTTGCCAACTTGagattataatttatatacacAAGATCATTTAATGTTTCTTTATCAATCTTATTTCGCTTCTCAGAGTGGATCTGCTGGAATATGTTCCAGTGCCTCTCAAAAGTAGAAGTGCTGCAAACTTGACTGGTATTCTAATGGCAACTCGTTGCAACATGGGTGCAGAATCGCCAAATTGTTCCCACCAAAGCCCCACAACATATTTGCAGTATGATTgaaaaaatcgaaaaataaataaagtttatgtttgcATATACACTTGCTCACTGTTATGTCATATAATCGGCATGAGTCAATGCACATATTCTTGAACAAATTATTGTTTCATATATTAGTCAGGAGCCATGACAGATGAAAAGCAAACAGACCATGGAAAGAACTCTCCATGTCAATTTCTCATCAATGATTGCCAATAACCATGGTGAGCCATTCATAGTCTAAAGGTTGTAGCTATCATTTCACTGAAAAAGCAAGATATTTTTCATGAAAGATGGCAGCAGGTTAGAAGCACGATGCAGGAATGGCAGGGTTGTGTGCATGCAGGGACACATGTTCATGAAAATCTAAATGTAGTAACTTATATATAAAGTATGGTAACTCTCAAATAACAAAGTATGGATTTTTGAAAGCTAGTCTTCTTAAAGTAAGTCTCAGAGTTCTTACGTTATGTAGGAgttataatcattttttgttttttaaaaatagaaaacaagaagtGTATCCAAAAGACGTATAAGGATTTGAGTTTGTCATAAACAAGTTTGAAGTTGTATTATGGTAAACATGTGCCAAAAAGAATATCCCAACCACTAAAGGAAAAACCCTTTGTACCATAATATGGTGCACTATGACCAGCAATACATTGGTGTTTGTTCTGAATGCAGAGGACAAATTATGCCCCCCACAATTGCTTTGTCCACTTATTATGCATGAAGATGCAGCATATAGTAGAATTCTCACTCCAACACACCCAGATATTGGATGATACAAAAATTTGCATACGTACCAGGTGGGACTGTGTCACTTGCTTCCCTTGCTATGTTACAACCAAACATCCCAGCTGCCCTTGTAAacaaaagaatttgatttgtgATGTCACATCTCATATCGGATGTTGGAAGAAGCTTCTCCAGAACTTTGAAAAAGTCTTCTTTTATAGCTccaataaatttgatttctgGATTATATTGGATGCTAGGGTTCAAAAATGCTGCTGCTGCATGTAGAGGTGAATGGAGTTGATTCCGCCACCTTCCATCTACTATATCTAAAAATGCCTTGCACTTTCATCCATAATATAGTATGTCCTAATTGATTCCTTGGCCCTGGTCATTAGCTCATATATAGATCCCACAGCAGGTTTCCCTCCAGAAACTTCCCTTAACCCTTTCAGAAAGGGCTCAGAAATCACCACACACTCTTCCACTGCCCTCCAGAAATCATTGTCTTCAAGAATGGCAATACAAGATATGTTTTGCGGTTTATTTGAGTAAGAGTTTGTAGAATATTCTGAGCTATTAAACATATGCTTCAATCTTGGCCTCTGCTTTAACATAGACTGCAATGAGAGGAAGTTGGAAACAGACTTTGTTATACCAGTCCTAATGAGATCTTGCCCCCCAGTGGATTTCTTCATTAGATCAAGCATTGAtgcattattatatataaactttGATATAGTCTGTGCTTGCAGTATACATCTGTTCACCCAATCTATCTTACAAAAATCCTCTAAAATCAGATTCAAGCACTGAGAAGCACAGGGAGACACAAACACAGTTCCATAGTTCTGCAGGATATGGCTTGCTACACCAGTATAATTGAGAGTGCTATCCATGATTATTTGCACAACATTTTCAGGGCCTAGATCTTGAATAACAGAATCAAATAAATCAGcaagatattttgtgtttttgaaATATGAGGATGCGTCTACTGATTTATGGAAAAAGGTTCTGGAGGGTGATGAAACCAAGAAGTTAATCAAAGCTCTTGATTTATTGTCTGTCCATGTGTCTGCAATGATGGTACAGCCTGTGGTAGCCCACTCCTTCTCAATGTCTTTCGACTGTAGGCCCACTTCAGACTTAATCCTCTCCAACCATGTAGTCTTCAGGATTTCTGCAGATGGGCCCCTAAATCCATGACCGCACTTTGATACTGCTTCTATCATTAGCTGATGGATGAAGAACGAGCAACACTAAAGTCTAGCTTATTTCCAAAAAAGAACAGAGCAATACTCCTCTCCGCATTTTCTCCATCATTTGATGAGGAAGGACCCATGTGAGTGATAGGTGGGAAAACTTTTGCAATTGGCGATGGTGTCTCTACAGACATGAGAGCTTTAATTGCAGAGTAATTTCCAGGAGATTTAGCTTCTGCTATTCTTTGCTTCTTAGCACTAGAAGTTTCTTTCCCATCTTCTTTTGATGATATTATGGCCCTCACTCTATCAGTAACATCATCCCTAACTTTGCTACATGGATTTACACCTTTACTGGGAAGCCGGGATAAATGATGCTTCACTCTACTAATGCCACCATTTAAAACTCTGAGGCAAATTTGCATCTCACCTTGTTTCCATCTAACTTCTCTGCATATTCCCAACAAACATCCTTTTCTCGTACCACTGCCAGAAAACAAACATATAATCAGTTATCTATATGTCAGTTGCTTCTGtacttcattttctctcttatttgACAACACCACATTTGTGCCAGAGAGTTCAAATGACCAACTTATTTTGGATACCATATGTCCAACTTATGAAGTAGGAATATTCCAATTTTGAGTTCATCTAAGAAAAGGGTCAACTCAATCATGTGAGATTTTCTTCCCCTTTAACTCAAATAATCAGCAGATAAACACCAAATTCTCTTGCAACAGTTGTGAAAAAAGAAGATTATGTAGTTTCCAGAGCAGCACAAGATGATTGGCCCGATAATGAACAGAATAGCGGAACAGGTCTTACTTGGCCAGCCCCAGATAATTAGGATTAAGGCCTTGCTGAGCTGATAGGCTTGAAGAAGTTCTAGCATTCAATTGGAACTCTAATGGGtcattttttttgataggaaactcTAATGGGTCATACAACTCTTAATTTGAAAGTCATGAACGGAGAACCACAGCACTCAAACATAACTTAAGTCCTAAATATTTAACCATGTAAGGTAAGGGAAACAGACAAGGTGTGAATATGAAAAGTTAGACCAACCAACCAACTGAAGCCATTATTTAAATCCGATAGTACTGATTAAAAAGCATGTAGGCGATTTCtcaaattcaaaaggaaaatgttaCATGAGATTGTAGTTTAAAACATATCAAACCTTTACTAATAAATGATTACAGAATATTAAGCTTGGACTTACTGCTGATGAAGGAAATGCCCTGTTAACCTGTATCCAGACCTACACAAGCAGCAAAGAAGAAATTACAAGAAGGCTAATATTAAAAGATCAAAAGTACCTATAAAAGAATTTCAGAAGCTGCTATGGAAGAGCACAAGTAAAGAAATTGAGAAGACTTATCATTAACTTTTGAGCAAACCCAGCTTCTTTAAGGACCCATAAGTCCAATTTATAAGTTCATCCTACTCTACATATGGTCTGATTCCTAAATTTGCTAGTAGAGAGAAGAGAGTGACATTTTCTATTTCAAGCCTGGGTTTCCAAATCAAATATGTTAGGAACCTTAGGATTTCTTCAAGATGAACTGCCCTCTATGGTCATCTTATCAGCAATTCTTCCttaatttggaaaatgattATAGAGTGATTGAGCTGTCTCATGTATAGCAAAACTACAAGAGTCGTGTCCCTTCTTTGATACTTCTAGATCACAATATAGACTTAAATTTCCCAACTACCCATTTAACATTCCTCTCGACTTTGGAAATCTTCCCTGTAATGCGTATCCTTCTCCACTAGGACCTTCAAAGCCAATTCAAGGCAACAAAACATTTTGCCTCTATTATATTAGCTTCAAAGAAGGCAATATAACTAAGAGTTCTCTTTCCCCCAAAGTATTGAATTTCCTCTTGCAAGTCTATTCTTCTTCATGGAccattttgaaacaaaaaaaccagCTGGAAGAAAAGAATTGAAACCTCCATTGGAATGCTCACAACTAAGCAACAAACTAGAGCAAAGCAAGCTGATAAAACTACCACAAACACTTTCTACTGCCCggatttttttaagaacacGCCATTAACTGAAACAACAATGAACCCAACATTTCATTGGCCGAACAGGTTATTTATGCATTATAAATTCTAGAGTTTTCttttagaatgatttttttCGTAATTTTACAGAAAAATCTCATGGAAAATCGTAAAGAAATCATAAATTCTATAGTTCGGATAAGTTCAGAtccaggaaaaagaaaaaacagcctGGGAATTTCCCAGATTCACCATCAGgaacttttcataatttaagACCAGGATCAAGTAGAAAACTCCCTTCAACCAAGACAAATACAACCACTTCACTTAGTTAAGCTTTCCTTCCGTTTTTCtagaaacatagaaaaaaaaaaaaaaagacaagatgGAAAACgatatatcattttctttccccttcccacactttctcagcaaccaaatggagcatTAAGCGCTTGGCTTTTCGTCAATCCGCCGTGAAACACCACAATGTGCACAGGAAAACCACTAGCCatactctgtttggttgctgagaaaaaaggaaagcaaataACAGAACTTGGAACCCTTAATGTTCCATTGATTCAAACTGCATGGGTGTTAGAAACCAAATCCCatcccaatatataaaatttcttcTGATTTTTACTCCACtttctcagtaaccaaacagcttcaaaatccaaaacaaaaaataaattaaataaaaaaaggcaaaaagtaATGGAGgttcaaagaatcaaaatgaagagaaaatagCTAGAAACTTCAATATACTCACACAGGGAAGGAGAGAGATAAACGGACAGGCGACGTCGTTTCAGCCGTTAGAAAACTACACGGCGTCCTTCCTTAATATAAAACGACATctgaaacgacgtcgttttaatCAAGTTGTTCAGTCATTCGTATAAATACCTCATACCTCACACTAAACGCACCCACACATATTTGCCAATCCTCCACTTCCATTACCTTTTCCGACCTGATACCTTTTCCGACCAGCTTCCTCCACTTCCATTACCTTTTCCGACCTGACTTATGGCTGAAATAGAACACAACACTGCGAAGCAACTGAAACAGTCTCCTCTAGCGCAGGGTGAGGAGCGATGCGCTTATTGCCCGAAcaaaatgaagatcaaagaATCGGAAAGACTAGCGCACTTCAAATGCTTCCACAAGAACTATATCTTTTGTTGCCACGGGAAATGTGGACTGGCATTTCCTGATAAGGCAGAGTACAGAGAACATCTGCTGAAGAAACATGGTGACAAACGCAGAATTTGATGCAGTAAACTCTCTCTACAttctatttttttggttttttttttttttttttgcctttgaTTATTCTTTTGTTATAATCTGTCTCTTGTTTTTCTTGTCAGGTATCATTTGTCGCCTTCTTGTGTTGCATTTTAAATTCCTGTTTTGCATTTTAATAGCTTCTTCCTTTTCCTGGTGAACGTGCAATTTGATGATCATGTGTGTAGACATTGTTTGTAAGTTTTTGGTTTTCTTACTGCATCTGAACAgctgattttcttttgtttcaatCTATTTTCTGctttctctctgtctctctcttcGAAATTTTGCTTTGTGGAGTTTCTGTTGAGAAGAAACAAGAAACTGTCTAATGGCATTGCAGGAGAACTACAGAAACTCTCTGTTTCTCTCTTCAGTTGTGAAACAAGAAACTGTCTTATGGCATTGCAGGAGAACTACAGAAACTCTCTGTTTCTCTCTTCGAAATTTTGCAGAGTCGTGGAGTTTCTGTTGAGAAGAAACAAGCAACTGTCTTAttattcattgtttttcttttttctttttttttttttttacttttaaacggtttttaaaaccattacttttttaaaagaattttatataaaagttattataatttttttattttttttttaaagtatatcCAAAGCAacactaaatttatttatttattctttttaaatatatataaaataacaaaaattactactcataaaaataaaatgtaaagatTTATAGTATTTACTTATGGTAGATTGGAATAAGGTGGTCAGTCCAAATCTGACTCATTTGATGATGTAATATTTTGTCTCCACATCACTTCTCAATAAACTCGGAATAACTTGGAGGGATACAGGTATACAACTTGTTTCAAAAAGTTCAAAAGACCAAAATTTGCTATTGTTTCAATTCTAGAAGCAAGATAGGAAACCAAGCAAATCATCATTTGACATAAGGGGAATGTTGATATTAAAGGAATATTATTTATTAGTGTCTTCCCCATGTGAATGATGACAAAGTTTGACACGATTTACAAACACGACACTAATTCAACATATTTTTTACAAGTTTTAATTGAGTATAAATGAGTTTTAGTCAAATTCATGTTAATATgtataacttatttaataaataggtaactttttacacaaatttaatttgtatTGACCCACCTAATAAACTCATTATTAACTTAATTCTATCTTTAAGCTATTTAAGtcatatttgacttatttttaatttgtttttaaataaataagttaattgagTTATAAAGATATTTGATTGAGACATTAATCATATAAACATGTACAAAGATCTAACttaacttgattattaaataagaagatttaataattaaatgagTTATATGACAAGttacatgtttaataattaggtaGTATTTAGACTTATATTTCTTATACGATTATTATTCGTGTTAAGTTTGGATTGAACCGTGTAGCAGAATACCCAGGCTTTGAACATGACATGAATACGACCCACTAATATGAATTGTCATCTCTAACAATAACACCCTATCTCATTTAAGAGGTATTTCTATAATTTggaaattaacaaaaattattctAGTCATCTTAGGAATGACCGAATAAGTCTTATTAGATTGTGTGTAAATGGGCCACTTGCAAATCACTGGGCCACTTGAAACTTTCGGGGCTAGATTAAGATATGgatgttttttgtttgtgtaaaattttgaaatttcggGAAGTGGAATTTATTCCTATACGAGAGATTTTTCCTCCTTGCTCCAcaagggtgtttgtttttctttttagtttttttgttaaagcAATCTCGtttatgttgtttatttttttttttatataacttattataaactttttactaaatagaaaaaaataaatatttagttttttccaaataaaaaaacaatatattgatttttctttaatttttaatatttaataaaaataaaatattacaaaaataaataatctaatacTTAAtgctattaaatattaaagttttatttaaagttaagttaaaaaacaaacaccacattAGTATAGAGAAATGAGGTCCGGATGAAGAATAATTTTAGGAGTTTTTGGATCTACTCCATTTACAttcctaatttttaatatatatgagggCTTGAGCTTGGAAATGGATGTGTTTTTTTCTCCATGAGACaagaatatttagaaaaaaaggcaatttaaaatagagtttttttttttttttttttttaacatatgagactctcctaaaaaataaaaaataaaaaatacacttTTTTAACTAGAAGAAATATCAAGATTGTAATTCAGGTTATTAAGTGTTTCTATTGgaagtatttttagtgaaaaCGTTTTTTCTAGAAGTATTTTTAAGGGAATTAACTATCaagtatttatttaaaaaacattataagtgatttttcagatttttaaaagtgttctataaattttgtcaaacatttaatttttttcaaaaacattttttaagttaaaagcgtttcttaaaatcaatataaaataaattcaaaatatgttgaGGTTGTACTAAGAAATAttgtattaaatatatttgtgtaTTTAGGtgatattcaataaaataaatcatgtagATTTTCACACCATCATATTGATTTAGAAGTTAGTCCTATAAATTTAATTAGATTTGATTTGACGATAACACCTCAAATTTTTAAGAAACAAGTTTCGTAACCACCAAGCTACTTAAATAATTTGATGCTATTCTGCTCGAGATAAGTCATTGAAATAAGCTCCATCTATTACCCCCTCAACCTCTTCCCTAGCTCCACCCTGCAAACTACCATTACTACATGCAGGGTGgagaaatgttgaagaaaagTTGGTAAGCTAAGTGTATGTCATGCTCATACATTTGTGAATAAATACAATCACTCAATAGAGGAAGTTGGTTTGATTCAACTAACAATTTGCTTGTGATTAACTTCAAAGATATTTGACATTGTGATCATGTCCAAAATACCAACCTAATTTTAATATGTTACCTTTGGCATATAAAAAAATGCACTTTACTTGCTTATTGCTATTGCTTATGGTAGGTTAGATGTTATGATCTACAAGCGTTTGttctaaaaatgaattttcaaaaatttgttttaaaaacatggtattttttatgaacatatttttacttatttttctagAAGATGCTTGAAAAATAACTTCACAAACGgaaagattaatttaaaataaaatattatagataaaatttatttttaaaaatatttgaaaattattttttgaaacttgatTTCCTAAAGGTTTTCAAACAAGCTTTTAACCTCTATTTTAAAAGTgctttgaaaaatagtttaaagttaataaaaagtttattttacatattttctatgtttttaaatatgtacataatactttttttttttaatttttttaaatccttaaaaatttattttttaattattttctaattatcatatttattttcctattactttttattttaaagaaaaaaaaatctgttttaaaaaattgtgacCTATCACCCCTGATTTCTCTTCCCCTATCCTACAATAAGAACCATGACAAACTCTGTTTTCTTCTCCAAAGAAACCAAACAATGGACTTAGGGTTTGTtggacaattatttttaagaatagtttcaGTTCTtcggaaattaaaaaaaaaaaatcctttcgGTGAgcatttttagttgttttttttttacttatttttttttatatttattttagaaaataattatataaatgtgtAAAATGATTGAAAGTAAAATAtctgatataaaaattatttttaaaatattaaaatatgttaaaaacatttcaaaacagatttttatttaccaaaatattgaataatagtttttaaaaactgttttaaaaatctGTTTCTCATAACTATTTTCTCGCAAACATTTACCGAACATGTTTTAGTTTTTCGTTGCCTCGTTCCAGTAACCGGGCGCTGGCAGTGTGACTACTCCGTTTCTTCCTCCACGTAAACGACGTCGTTTCCCCTTTGCTTCCGAAACCACTTTGGTTCGCACCTCTCTGCTGCCAAAAGACGCCGGTTAAGTTTATCCGATTATGCTTCTCCGAGGATAAAAACGACACCGTTCTCTCCTTTGAATCGGAGCCAGACGCCGTAGATCAATCACTGTGGCTGCAACGGTTCATCAGGAAAGAAAACTTATTGGCCGTTCCCTCTCTTATACACTTGGGATCGAATTTCATCTCCCTCAATTTGTGTAGGTAGTTTACAGATTTAGGCCACTGTTTGTAGCAAATAACATGCAATGGCTTGTCAAGGAGTCTGGTCGCTCTTGCATTTATGTGTGAACACTGCGCTTGTCAAGAACTCCTATTCCTCTTCGAAGGATCGTTGGCCGCGTACTTTGAATAAACACTATGCACTTCCTGAAATTGAGACTTCTGAATTCCATTCATAGATGCAAAACTATCAGGTCCCTGAAGCAAATCCATGCACATTTAATAGCTTCGAGTCTCCTCCATGACGAATTTGTACTCAGCAAAGTATCCGAGTTCTTCGGAAAACATATTGGGTTTGTTGACTatgcttttgattttttgaatcaAACTGATCTCCATGTGGGCACATTACCATATAACACCTTGATCGCTGCCTATGCTAGCAGTTGTACTCCCAAAGCGGCATTTTTGGTCTATGGAAGGATAGTGGGAAATGGGTTTGTGCCAGATATGTATACTTTTCCAGTGGTGCTGAAAGCTTGTACCAAGTTTCTGGGTGTTCAAGAGGGTGAACAGGTTCATGGGGTGGCGGTAAAGATGGGTTTTTCGTGTGATCTTTACATACAAAACTCGCTCCTGCATTTTTATAGTGTTTGTGGCAAATGGGGTGGCGCTGGTAGAgtgtttgatgaaatgcttGTGAGAGATGTTGTGTCTTGGACTGGCTTGATATCGGGGTATGTGAGGACTGGGTTATTTGATGGGGctataaatttgtttttgaagatGGATGTGGTGCCAAATGTGGCGACTTTTGTTAGTGTGCTTGTGGCTTGTGGAAGAATGGGGTATTTGAGTATGGGGAAGGGGGTTCATGGTTTAGTTTATAAGCGTGCATTTGGGATAGGTTTAGTGGTGGGCAATGCTCTTATGGATATGTATGTGAAGTGTGAGTGCTTGTGTGAGGCCAGGAAGCTTTTTGATGAGCTTCCTGACAGAgatattgtttcttggactagTATCATAAGTGGGTTGGTGCAATGCAAGCAACCAAAGGATTCATTGGAGTTGTTTCATGACATGCAAATTTCAGGTGTGGAACCAGACAGGATTATCCTTACTAGTGTTCTCTCAGCCTGTGCAAGCCTTGGGGCTCTTGATTATGGCAGATGGGTCCAGGAGTACATTGAACGCCAGGGAATTGAATGGGATATTCATATTGGAACTGCCTTGGTTGACATGTATGCAAAGTGTGGTTGTATAGAAATGGCATTGCACATATTTAATGGAATACCTAACAGGAATATTTTCACATGGAATGCATTACTAGGCGGTTTAGCAATGCATGGACATGGTCATGAGGCTCTCAAACATTTTGAGCTAATGATTGGAGCCGGGATAAGGCCCAATGAGGTGACCTTTCTAGCCATTTTGACAGCTTGCTGCCATTCTGGCTTAGTTGCTGAAGGCCGCAGTTACTTTTATCAGATGATAAGTCAGCCCTTTAATTTTTCTCCGAGATTAGAACATTATGGATGCATGATTGATCTGCTGTGTAGAGCTGGACTTCTAGATGAAGCTTATAAGTTCATTAGGAATATGCCGTTGCCGCCTGATGTGCTCATATGGGGAGCTCTTCTTAGTGCTTGCAAGGCAAATGGAAATGTTGAACTCTCCCAAGAAATTTTGAGCCATCTTCTTGAGCTTAAGTCACAAGATAGTGGGGTTTATGTTCTTCTGTCCAACATGTATGCTACTAATGAAAGGTGGGATGATGTAACAAGGGTAAGGAGATTGATGAAGGACAAAGGGATAAGAAAGTTCCCTGGGTCAAGTGTTATAGAGGTGGATGGTGAGGCTCATGAGTTTCTAGTTGGAGATACTAGCCACTCTCGAAATGAGGACATTCATATACTGTTAAATATTCTTGCTAATCAAGTCTATTTAGAAGGACATTTTTCAACCTGTTAAGATGAGTATAAATTCTCTGCTGAATTTAAAGCTTcctttttatcatatatatatatat
It encodes:
- the LOC117933781 gene encoding pentatricopeptide repeat-containing protein At4g38010, with product MHFLKLRLLNSIHRCKTIRSLKQIHAHLIASSLLHDEFVLSKVSEFFGKHIGFVDYAFDFLNQTDLHVGTLPYNTLIAAYASSCTPKAAFLVYGRIVGNGFVPDMYTFPVVLKACTKFLGVQEGEQVHGVAVKMGFSCDLYIQNSLLHFYSVCGKWGGAGRVFDEMLVRDVVSWTGLISGYVRTGLFDGAINLFLKMDVVPNVATFVSVLVACGRMGYLSMGKGVHGLVYKRAFGIGLVVGNALMDMYVKCECLCEARKLFDELPDRDIVSWTSIISGLVQCKQPKDSLELFHDMQISGVEPDRIILTSVLSACASLGALDYGRWVQEYIERQGIEWDIHIGTALVDMYAKCGCIEMALHIFNGIPNRNIFTWNALLGGLAMHGHGHEALKHFELMIGAGIRPNEVTFLAILTACCHSGLVAEGRSYFYQMISQPFNFSPRLEHYGCMIDLLCRAGLLDEAYKFIRNMPLPPDVLIWGALLSACKANGNVELSQEILSHLLELKSQDSGVYVLLSNMYATNERWDDVTRVRRLMKDKGIRKFPGSSVIEVDGEAHEFLVGDTSHSRNEDIHILLNILANQVYLEGHFSTC